gaagagagtgacaCAGCAGAAAATTACTGGGTGAGCTTTCATTAAGAGGAGAATATAATACTTTAAGAGGGCAACAGTAATTGATCACAATTAATAGAATCAGTAATTAATTCAAACGTGAAATACGTGCATTTGCTAAAAGCgagcaaaggagagagacagaaagaagaaCATTAGCCagatgaaagagagaggaaaaataGACACTTTAGCTAAACAAAAAAGTCAAGGAACCCTTGGTGAGTGAACAGTCACGCAGGGTCCCTAGATAGATCATTCAATCGTATCTCATCATGGTGAACCTGGACCTGAGGTCTCTCACCCTGCCGGTGGGCATCATCCGTATGGTGGAGGTGGTCCTCACCTGTATCTCCTTCAGTCTGGTGGCCTCGGCAGGCCATGTGCTCTCCACACACTGGGCCTGGTGCATGTTCACCTGGTGCTTCTGCTGCTTCTTCTCCCTCTTCATCCTCATCATGGAGTTCACCCGCTTCAGCGCCAAGGTGGGGGATGTTTACTGTCTGGATTTGATGGAATAGATTGGTGGGAGGTGAATTTGTAGCTTACGTGTATCGTTTCATACCTGTCTTATATCTTTCTAATATGTATTTCTATTGTAAAGCAGTAGTAGATGTAGTTGCAAGTTTTTCAGGAAAACACATTTTTCAGGAAAACTCTTGGCCCTAGAAATAACCTTAATGATTTCCTCATCATCTCAAGGTGCCCATCTCCTGGGATGACTTCACCACGGCCTTCGCCATGCTAGCCACACTAATGTGTTTCACCTCCTCCATCATCTACCCcaccttcttcacctgccccACCTGCTACCACCAGATCGCCGCCACTGTCATCTCCATACTCTGTTTCGGAGTGTACGTCAGCGAGGTGGTGTTGGCCCGCCTCCGGCCCGGCGGTGAGATCAGTGGCTTCCTGTCCACTGTCCCGGGCCTCCTCAAGATACTAGAGACTCTGGTGGCTTGTATTATCTTCACGTCGCTGGATCCGGCAAGGTTTTCGTTGTACCCGGGACTGCAGTGGTGCGTGGCAGTTTATTCCCTCTGCTTCATCTTCGCACTCGTCATCATCTTCCTCACTGTCAGTCAGCTGCTGTCGCTCTTTCCCTTCTCGTTCGACAAACTACTCACGGTCTATAACATTCTGGCCACGGTGATGTACATGACCGCCATGGTCATCTGGCCGCTGTACGGTTTCGAGAGCAACCCCCGGCCCGTTCCGTGTTCCCACTGCTCCTGGGACGATCTGGTTGTGGTGACGTTCATGACCGTGATCAACCTGGTGATCTATATTTTGGATACGATCTACTCGATAAAGGTGGTCTTCTTCACACGGGATGAGGAATAGGCCAGATTCTCAGGAACCTTCACTCCAACTTCTCCAGAACCGGTCAACGACTGAGTACAACTCGCACACTATCATATTGCATGGAGAAAAACTGTTTACTGAATAAGAAACTCCAGCACATTGGTGATCTTTATTCTCCAAATATGGTTGAAAAGATCCATTACATTTCTAGAGAATGAAGAGTTTCTTTTCAAATCGATGACTGAGAGCTTGAAAGAAGAACATTTGCAGAACGTTGGCAGAACATTTGCTGACGTCTTTTGCCTCAGACATGTGGAAAATATTAAGTTATTCCTATGACACTGTAAATTAACTCATTGCGGATGAGGAATCTACAGGCAAGGACACACTGTTTACCACTTGCAGCTATTAAAGGGTGCAGTAATAGGCTGAGTTAATGATTGATCGTATCGACGTCATATAAATAAAAATTACAGAACTTTGGATCCCGAAGCAAATATCACATTAATGTCTAATCTGGCAACATGGTGTCACAAAGTCACCTGGCTTCTTCTAAATCTACTGTATGTGTAACCGTTCTGTAGAGCCAAATGCACTAGCGGCACTATAGATTCTGTGAATTACAAAGGATTTGTGATCTTATATTCATGTTCATCATTTCTTTCTCGGTTGTTTGACATGTTCTCGTGTTGTTCTGCTAGTTGGCTCACTGACTGCCAGATAGTTGATTAGCTGCTGAAGTGCCATGTGGACTGCACACTAAAAAGAAACGGTTCTATATAGTGCCAAATAAGTTtgtgacaggacaggagaccTTCTCCATTCAAGTGTACCATCTTTCAGATGCAGACAAAGGGTGCATTCAAAATgtccagtagtgcactatatagggaatagggtgccattttggaggcATACATAGAGAATTAATTCTGTCCGCTTTTGAATGGGCTTGACGATTGTatcatcaaattcatgaaaacaaagtCATATAAGATATTACAAAAATAGTGTTTGTGAATTAATTTATTTTTGCCAGATGCCTTTCATTACGTTTTTGCGCTGAAGAAAATTGCGCTACGTTTTGCCTATTGAAGACCATTCAAAAAGCCTATAAAATTCAAAAACTACAATGCTACTTGCCGCGTCACTTGCATAGAGTATATCAGTGAATGACAACCAAAATCTACGGCTACATGCTAACAATAGAGATGTGTGAGTGATTAATGACACACATTAACGTTTGTTCCCTTCCACCTCACTGTGTGGCTGAACTAGAGAGTGCTGGACAAGGGCTGTGCAACGCAAAcaaatgttcagatagaaatagatTGTGTAAAACGTATCATTAAGAAAAGGGAATCGTGTCAGCTCTTTTCATTCTCTATCCGCAACAGTCCGACTGGTTCACGTCATTCGTTACACCCCCTGGTGTGATCATATTAATCATTACCCAAAGGTTGTGTTGATGTGGGTTGCTAGGCTGTGTTGCCATGTGTAGTTTATGACTCAATAACAATAGTCCTACTGACATGATCAACGTAACCAACTTGAAAATAGCAGAAGTGATATTGTATTTTGTACAATAAAAATAAGTGACAGATTTCACGGTTGTAACTTCTGTCTGCTGAAGCGTGAGCTAAATAATGGCTTAATCATATGACTGAGGAGAAAGAATTCTCTCATCAGACTCTCATTGTACTTCTGAAAAGTTTCATTAAGTTAAAAATTTGAAGTATAAACCAGTCTGGAGAGAAGATAGATTTTTGAATATACTGTATGAATACTTAGCTGCCATTAGAGAGAAAAGGGCTTGTCCTTGCAGCACTGTCTATTGTCAAATCAACatgtatttgtcatatgcacaggaTTCAGTGAAGTGTACACAGTACAATGAAATGCTTGCAAGCTCTCCTCTCAACTATTGTTGTTCTTCTAAACCGACAAAGACTGAGTTTTTTTCTGTTGCTGCTGTGTTTGAGCCGCTACAGTAAGTTTACATGCAAAATGTTGGGGAAGTGAGGTTTTGTGGTTTGTGCATATTTGACCTACCGGGCTTTGAATTCTCTACCTTGGATAATTTAATTTAAAAAGGGTAAACAGAAGGCTATTCCGAATGAGAAAGAGCAGGTAATATTCCTAGGAAGTAAAAAGTTAGCAAAACTATGAGGTATTTAAGTGGGGACTGAAGACTTACGATTTATGGATACAGTTAATATCTCATAACTATGGACACACGTTCAAGGTGGATACTTGGACTTCAGATATGAAAACAAAGTAGAAAGTATTTCAAAGAAAATGTTCACTGAAaagttgatttatttatttattttttacatatctATTTCTTTAGAAATGAGATCATGTTCATAATACATGCCAGTCAAACAACTGGGCCTG
This sequence is a window from Coregonus clupeaformis isolate EN_2021a chromosome 7, ASM2061545v1, whole genome shotgun sequence. Protein-coding genes within it:
- the LOC121568772 gene encoding myeloid-associated differentiation marker homolog; protein product: MVNLDLRSLTLPVGIIRMVEVVLTCISFSLVASAGHVLSTHWAWCMFTWCFCCFFSLFILIMEFTRFSAKVPISWDDFTTAFAMLATLMCFTSSIIYPTFFTCPTCYHQIAATVISILCFGVYVSEVVLARLRPGGEISGFLSTVPGLLKILETLVACIIFTSLDPARFSLYPGLQWCVAVYSLCFIFALVIIFLTVSQLLSLFPFSFDKLLTVYNILATVMYMTAMVIWPLYGFESNPRPVPCSHCSWDDLVVVTFMTVINLVIYILDTIYSIKVVFFTRDEE